From the Daucus carota subsp. sativus chromosome 8, DH1 v3.0, whole genome shotgun sequence genome, one window contains:
- the LOC108199874 gene encoding 12-oxophytodienoate reductase 3: MANSGDNPSLFSPYKMGKFNLSHRVVLAPMTRCRAINGIPNEALVEYYTQRSTQGGLLITEGTMTSPSAAGFPHVPGIYNKEQVEAWKKVVDAVHKTGAIIFCQLWHVGRASHQVYQADGAAPISSTSNPISNRWKILMPDGSHASYPKPRALSIYEIAEEVEHYRQAATNAIEAGFDGIEIHGAHGYLIDQFLKDGINDRTDEYGGSLANRCKFVMQVVKAVVSAIGIDRVALRISPAIDHLDAKDSDPRSLGLAVIERLNEFQIELGSELAYLHITQPRYTAYGQTESGRHVSEREEAELIRTLRRAYNGTFIGSGGYTRALGMEAVAQGDADLVSYGRLFISNPDLVLRLKNNAPLNRYVRATFYTQDPVKGYTDYPSLGEGRNYSAPISRL; encoded by the exons ATGGCTAATTCCGGTGACAACCCATCTCTCTTCTCTCCATACAAGATGGGCAAGTTCAATCTCTCTCACAG GGTGGTATTGGCACCCATGACGAGATGCAGGGCTATAAATGGAATTCCAAATGAAGCACTGGTGGAGTACTACACTCAGAGATCAACTCAAGGGGGACTACTTATCACCGAGGGTACCATGACTTCACCCTCTGCTGCTGG ATTTCCTCATGTGCCTGGGATATACAATAAGGAACAAGTGGAGGCCTGGAAAAAAGTAGTGGATGCAGTACACAAGACGGGGGCTATCATATTTTGCCAACTTTGGCATGTTGGCAGAGCATCTCATCAAG TGTATCAAGCTGACGGGGCAGCGCCAATATCCTCTACATCAAATCCGATATCAAACAGGTGGAAAATACTAATGCCAGATGGATCACACGCAAGTTATCCAAAGCCACGTGCTCTGTCAATCTATGAGATAGCAGAGGAGGTGGAACACTACCGGCAGGCTGCAACAAATGCCATAGAAGCAG gttTTGATGGAATTGAAATCCATGGAGCACATGGCTACCTCATTGATCAGTTCTTGAAGGATGGCATTAATGACAGGACAGATGAGTATGGTGGATCACTTGCAAACCGTTGCAAATTTGTAATGCAGGTAGTTAAGGCAGTTGTTTCAGCCATTGGAATAGACCGTGTGGCGCTCAGGATTTCACCAGCAATTGATCACCTTGACGCCAAGGACTCGGATCCACGTAGCCTTGGTCTGGCAGTGATCGAGAGGCTTAACGAATTCCAGATAGAATTGGGCTCTGAACTTGCTTACCTCCATATAACTCAGCCTAGGTACACAGCCTATGGCCAGACAGAATCAGGGAGGCATGTTAGTGAACGTGAGGAAGCTGAATTAATCAGGACACTGAGAAGAGCTTATAACGGAACTTTCATCGGCAGTGGGGGATATACTCGTGCTCTAGGAATGGAAGCTGTGGCTCAAGGCGATGCTGATTTAGTGTCATACGGCAGATTGTTTATCTCCAATCCAGACTTGGTTTTGAGACTGAAGAATAATGCACCACTAAATAGGTATGTGAGAGCTACTTTCTATACTCAAGATCCTGTTAAGGGATATACAGATTACCCTTCTCTGGGCGAAGGAAGAAATTACAGTGCCCCTATTTCGCGCCTTTGA
- the LOC108197537 gene encoding auxin-binding protein ABP20 produces the protein MYLPVLLTITLLFSSAYASVNDFCVADMQQPDTPSGFPCKKVTSLTEKDFAYSGLGVAGNTTNIISAAVTPAFVAQFPAVNGLGISMARLDLAKGGVIPMHTHPGASEVLVVIKGTICAGFISSANTVYFKTLFKGDIMVFPQGLLHFQINSDDGPSLAFVSFSSANPGLQILDYALFGNELPTELVTKTTFLDPAVVKKLKSVLGGSG, from the coding sequence ATGTATCTCCCAGTTCTCCTCACAATCACCCTCCTCTTTTCATCAGCTTATGCTTCAGTGAATGATTTCTGCGTTGCAGATATGCAGCAGCCTGATACTCCCTCAGGATTTCCATGCAAGAAAGTTACAAGCCTGACAGAAAAAGATTTTGCATACTCAGGCCTCGGAGTTGCTGGCAACACTACTAATATCATTAGTGCTGCTGTGACTCCAGCTTTCGTAGCTCAATTTCCTGCTGTGAATGGTCTAGGCATATCGATGGCTCGATTAGACCTAGCCAAGGGTGGTGTCATTCCAATGCACACTCATCCAGGTGCATCTGAGGTTCTGGTTGTCATAAAAGGGACAATCTGTGCTGGATTTATATCGTCTGCTAACACCGTCTATTTCAAGACATTGTTCAAAGGAGATATCATGGTTTTCCCTCAAGGTTTGTTGCATTTTCAGATTAACTCTGACGATGGTCCATCTCTTGCATTTGTTAGCTTCAGCAGTGCCAATCCTGGTCTACAAATTCTTGATTATGCATTGTTCGGAAACGAATTGCCTACTGAATTGGTGACCAAGACCACTTTCTTGGACCCTGCTGTTGTCAAGAAACTCAAGAGTGTTCTTGGAGGCAGCGGCTAG